One genomic segment of Hordeum vulgare subsp. vulgare chromosome 2H, MorexV3_pseudomolecules_assembly, whole genome shotgun sequence includes these proteins:
- the LOC123429946 gene encoding AAA-ATPase At3g50940-like: MKPLPPPATALMDLSPASAGAYGGKAADAYRMALSSAASAAAYAVLARSMARELLPDELRAAVRWGASMLRARLGWGAKERRTFVIRSHTSGGGREENLLFDAARTYLSSRLDPRAMRRLELKLCATRDDGGLRSWTKRLFIEPGDSTIDVFDGVEFMWSSVHKTNGSVGGSKKSKNGESGTTEFLLKLSFDAKHTDMAMERYVPFVMGAAEETRLRERSLMICMNEGRTWFRLNHHHPATFDTLAMDPVLKHSIVADLDLFANRRDHYRRIGKAWKRGYLLYGPPGTGKSSLVAAMANHLRYNIYDLDLNHVQNTTLQWLLVTMSDKSILVIEDIDCCCDAMLREVDSKEKKTQGRTRKEDGGGSSEISYSTLSPKRKSEITLSGLLNFIDGLWSTSGEERLIVFTTNYKDRLDPALLRPGRMDMHVYMGYCCWEAFKTLARNYFLVDDHPLFPEIQELLMAVQVTPAEVSEMLLRTNEPDVALRGLTEFLKEKKQGQSKMEDVHEGN; the protein is encoded by the exons ATGAAACCACTCCCACCACCGGCCACGGCACTGATGGATCTCTCACCAGCCAGCGCGGGCGCCTATGGCGGAAAGGCGGCGGACGCGTACCGGATGGCGCTCAGCTCAGCGGCCTCGGCGGCCGCGTACGCCGTACTGGCGCGGAGCATGGCGCGTGAACTCCTCCCGGACGAGCTGCGCGCCGCCGTGCGCTGGGGCGCGTCCATGCTCCGCGCGCGCCTCGGCTGGGGCGCCAAGGAGCGCCGGACGTTCGTCATCCGGAGCCACACCAGCGGCGGCGGTCGCGAGGAGAATCTTCTCTTCGACGCAGCGCGGACGTACCTGTCCTCCAGGCTCGACCCGCGCGCCATGCGCCGTCTCGAGCTCAAGCTGTGCGCCACCAGGGACGATGGCGGCCTCAGAAGCTGGACCAAGCGCCTCTTCATTGAGCCTGGGGACTCCACCATCGATGTCTTCGACGGCGTCGAGTTCATGTGGTCGTCCGTCCACAAGACAAACGGCAGCGTGGGAGGAAGCAAGAAGTCCAAGAACGGGGAGTCCGGTACCACCGAGTTCCTGCTGAAGCTCAGCTTCGACGCCAAGCACACGGACATGGCGATGGAGAGGTACGTGCCCTTCGTCATGGGGGCGGCCGAGGAGACGAGGCTGCGGGAGCGCTCGCTCATGATATGCATGAACGAGGGCCGAACATGGTTCAGGCTGAATCACCACCACCCCGCCACCTTCGACACGCTCGCCATGGACCCGGTGCTCAAGCACTCCATCGTCGCCGACCTCGACCTGTTCGCCAACAGGAGGGACCACTACCGCCGGATTGGCAAGGCGTGGAAGCGCGGGTACCTTCTGTACGGCCCGCCCGGCACCGGCAAGTCCAGCCTGGTGGCGGCCATGGCCAACCACCTCCGGTACAACATCTACGACCTCGACCTCAACCACGTGCAAAACACAACGCTGCAGTGGCTGCTCGTCACCATGTCCGACAAGTCCATTCTTGTCATCGAAGACATCGATTGCTGCTGCGATGCCATGCTAAGGGAAGTGGACAGCAAGGAGAAGAAGACGCAAGGGCGGACTCGCAAAGAAGACGGCGGCGGCTCATCAGAAATTTCGTACAGTACGCTGTCGCCGAAGCGCAAATCGGAG ATCACGCTTTCGGGTCTGCTCAACTTCATCGACGGGCTCTGGTCGACCAGTGGCGAGGAGCGCCTCATCGTCTTCACCACCAACTACAAGGACCGCCTTGACCCGGCGCTGCTGCGGCCGGGGCGCATGGACATGCACGTCTACATGGGCTACTGCTGCTGGGAGGCATTCAAGACTCTGGCCCGGAACTACTTCCTCGTCGACGACCACCCCCTCTTCCCGGAGATACAGGAACTGCTTATGGCGGTGCAGGTGACCCCGGCGGAGGTGTCCGAGATGCTGTTGAGGACCAATGAGCCAGACGTTGCGCTCCGGGGTCTCACGGAGTTCCTCAAAGAGAAGAAGCAGGGACAGAGTAAGATGGAGGACGTGCATGAAGGGAACTAA